Below is a genomic region from Streptantibioticus cattleyicolor NRRL 8057 = DSM 46488.
CGGCGCGGCCGGGTCAGCCGGAGGCCGCCAGGGCGAGGGCCGTCCGGATCGCGGCCTCCACCGGGGAGAGCGGGCCGTCGGTGCGGTACGGGTCGCAGGGGACGGCCGGGTGCAGCGGCGGCTGGGCCATGAAACGGGGGCGGGTGCCGTGGTGCGGCTGCGCGGCGTGGACGAGGAAGGGGTGGCACAGGTAGACGTCCCCGGGGCGGCCGGTGGCCCGGACCACCGGGCGGTGCGCGCTGACGCGTTCGACCTCCGCGGCGATCTCGAAGATCGACACCCCGGCCTCGCCGTACCGGTTCAGCACCGGCGGCACGTCGAGGTGGGAGCCGACCCGGATTCGGGTGGGCGCGTCCGCCTCGCCGGTCTCGGTGAACAGCAGGAGCATCAGCAGCGCCCGGTCGCGCGAGCGGACGTTGGCGTGGAACCCCCGGGCGCCGTCCGGCAGGTAGCTCCCCTCGATGTGCCACCCCGCGTCGTCCGGTTCCTCGGGGTGCGGGAACCGCAACGGGAACGTGCCGAGCGAGCCGCGCGCCACCCAGCGTCCCGGGCCCACCAGCCGGTCGAACGCGGCGTGCAGCACCGGGGTGTTGGCGGCCCGGACGAAGGGTTCCTGGGCCATGTCGTGCACCCGGACCACCGGCCGCGTCCAGGTGGCCGGGTCGTCCGGGTCGTACCCGGTCTCGGCCCACAGCAGGGCGGCGCATTCGCGCGCGGTGGCCTCGTCGAAGGCACCGGTCAGCTTCACGAAGCCGTCCCGCAGGAACCGTTCGGTCGTCTCGTCGTCCACCCCGGCATTGTCTCCGGGGCGCGCGCGGGGCGCCGGTGGTTTTCCGTGTCACACCCCGTCAGCGGGCCTTCGTGCAACCTGTTCCGATGTGGCGTCCCGCACCGCGGAACCGGACGGTGGCCGGTGTCCGGGACCCGTAGACTCGGCCACCGACCCGAGCCCCGGCGCCGCGCGGGGGCAGCCGTCTGGAAGGACAGCGTTCACCGTGAGTGGTACAGAACGATCCGACGCGCCGATCTACGCCCGGCTGGTGCAGGAGCGCGGCGACGTCCCCGCCGAGGTACGTCGGACCGCCGAGCAGACCCTGCGGGAGCTGGGGCGGGCGATGGACTTCCGCACCGGGCGCGGCCCGCTCGGTTACCGGTAGCCGCGCCGCCGTCGGGCCCCGAGGGGTTCCGGCGGCCCGGGCGGGCGGTGGCCGGTGGTGCCCGGGGGCCCCTTGTCGCGTCGGGGACGCCCACGGGATATCTTGATGTCAAGCAAAGTGCAGACGTGGAGCGGAGCACCCGGTGACTGACTCGACCATCATCTATACGCACACCGACGAGGCCCCGGCCCTGGCGACCTATTCGTTCCTGCCGGTGGTCGAGGCGTACGCCTCGAAGGCCGGGGTCACCGTGGAGACCCGTGACATCTCCCTAGCCGGGCGGATCCTCGCCGTCTTCCCCGAGTACCTGGAAGAGGGCCAGCGTATCGATGACGCGCTCGCCGAGCTCGGCGAGCTGGCCAAGACGCCCGGCGCCAACATCATCAAGCTGCCGAACATCTCGGCGTCGATCCCACAGCTGAAGGCGGCCGTCGCCGAGCTGCGGGAGCAGGGCTACGCGCTGCCGGAGTACCCGGACGACCCGAAGACCGACGAGGAGCGGGAGATCCGCGCCCGTTACGACAAGGTCAAGGGCAGCGCCGTCAACCCCGTGCTGCGGGAAGGTAATTCGGACCGCCGGGCGCCCGCCTCGGTGAAGAACTACGCCAAGACCCACCCGCACCGCATGGGCGCCTGGACGGCCGACTCCAAGACCAACGTCGCCCACATGACCGGTGACGACTTCCGCTCCACCGAGAAGTCCGCGGTCGTGGCCGAGGCCGGTTCGCTGCGGATCGAGCTGGCCGGGGACGACGGCACCACCACCGTGCTGCGCGAGTCGGTGCCGGTGCTGGCCGGCGAGGTGGTGGACGCCTCGGTGATGCGGGTGGCGGCGCTGCGGGAGTTCCTGGCCGCGCAGGTGGCCCGGGCCAAGGCCGAGGGCGTGCTGTTCTCGGTGCACCTGAAGGCCACCATGATGAAGGTCTCCGACCCGATCGTCTTCGGCCACGTGGTGCGTGCCTTCTTCCCGAAGACCTTCGCCAAGTACGGCGAGGTGCTGGCGTCGGCCGGGCTCACCCCCAACGACGGCCTGGGCGGCATCTTCAAGGGCCTGGAAGGGCTGCCGGAGGGTGCCGAGATCAAGGCGTCCTTCGACGCGGAGCTGGGCGAGGGCCCGGCGCTGGCCATGGTCGACTCCGACCGCGGCATCACCAACCTGCACGTACCCAGCGATGTCATCGTGGACGCCTCGATGCCGGCCATGATCCGTACCTCCGGCCACATGTGGGGGCCGGACGGCAAGGAGGCCGACACCCTCGCGGTGCTCCCGGACAGCAGCTACGCCGGTGTCTACCAGGCCGTGATCGACGACTGCCGGGCCAACGGCGCCTTCGACCCGGCCACCATGGGCTCGGTGCCCAACGTCGGCCTGATGGCGCAGAAGGCCGAGGAGTACGGCAGCCACGACAAGACCTTCGAGATCCCCACCACCGGTACGGTACGGGTGGTCGACGAGGCGGGCGAGGTGGTGCTCCAGCAGACCGTGAGCGCCGGTGACATCTTCCGCATGTGCCAGACCAAGGACCTGCCGGTCCGCGACTGGGTCAAGCTCGCCGTCACCCGCGCCCGGGCCACCGGCGACCCGGCGGTCTTCTGGCTGGACGAGACCCGCGCGCACGACGCCCAGCTGATCACCAAGGTCGAGGCGTACCTGGCGGAGCACGACACCGAGGGCCTGGACATCCGCGTCATGTCCCCGGTGGAGGCCACCAAGTTCTCCCTGGAGCGCATCCGCCGCGGTGAGAACACCATCTCGGTCACCGGCAACGTGCTGCGTGACTACCTCACCGACCTCTTCCCCATCCTGGAGCTGGGCACCAGCGCCAAGATGCTGTCGATCGTGCCGCTGATGGCGGGCGGCGGCCTGTTCGAGACCGGGGCCGGCGGCTCCGCGCCCAAGCACGTCCAGCAGCTGGTCAAGGAGAACTACCTGCGCTGGGACTCGCTCGGTGAGTTCTTCGCGCTGGTGCCGTCGCTGGAGCAGTACGCCAAGACCACCGGCAACACCCGCGCCCAGGTGCTGGCCGACACCCTCGATCGCGCCACCGCGACCTTCCTCGACGAGGACAAGTCGCCGACCCGCCGCATCGGCGGCATCGACAACCGCGGCAGCCACTTCTACCTGGCCATGTACTGGGCGCAGGAGCTGGCCCGGCAGACCGAGGACGCGCAGCTCGCCGAGGCCTTCGCCGACCTGGCGCGGACCCTCACCGAGCAGGAGTCCACCATCGTCGACGAGCTCAACGCCGTCCAGGGCGAGCCGGCCGACATCGGCGGCTACTACAAGCCCGACCCGGCCAAGGCCGCCGCGGTGATGCGTCCCTCGGAGACCTTCAACCGCGCGATCGCGTCGCTCTCCTGACGCATCGCCACCTTTTCCAGCACGCCGCCCCGGCCGGACCCCCGGCCGGGGCGGCGCCGTTCGCCCGGCCCGACGGCCCGAGTTAAGGAGCATCGCCTTGGCGGAGGAGACGGCCTACGGGCCGATGACGGTACCGGTCACCACCGAACGGCTCGTGCTGCGGCCGTTCACCCGTGACGACGTGGACGACATGTACGCCTACCAGGGGCTGCCGGGCGTGGCCAAGTACCTCTACCGGCCGCCGCGCACCCGGGAGCGGTGCGCCGAGGTCGTCGCCGAGCTGGCGGACGGCCCGGTGCGCTGGCAGGAGGTGGACGACTCCGTGGTGCTCGCGGTCTGCCGGCGCGGCGAGCCCGGGGTCGTCGGCGAGGTGATGGTCAAGCTGGCCAACGTACGCGCCGGGCAGACCGAGATCGGCTGGGTCTTCAACCCGGCCCACGGCGGCCGGGGTTACGCCACCGAAGCGGCCCGCGCGCTCGCCGCGCTCGCCTTCGACCGGCTCGGCACCCACCGCCTCTTCGCCCGCCTCGACGCGGAGAACACCGCGTCGGCCCGGGTGTGCGAACGGCTGGGGATGCGCAAGGAGGCCCATCTGGTCGAGAGCGACCTGCGTGGCGACGAGTGGGGCAGCGAGCTGGTGTACGCGGCGCTCGCGCACGAGCTGATCCGCTGACCCTCCCCGGTCCGGCACCGCGTTTCGGCACGCGTGCGCCGGGTACCCGGGGCCGGTGCTGCTGCGACTGCCCGGGGTCTACCCCCCGCAACGCGATACCTGGCTGCTGGTCAGGGCGCTGCGCGCCGCCGCGCCGCCGCCCGGGGCCCGGGTGCTGGACGTGTGTTCCGGCACCGGAGCGCTGGCGCTGGCCGCCGCCGCGGCCGGGGCGGGCCCGGTCACCGCGGTGGACGTCTCGCGGCGGGCGGTGTGGGCCGCCCGGGCCAACGCGGCGCTGCGGGGCAGACGGGTACGGGTGCTCCGGGGCGATCTGCTCACCCCGGTCGGCGGTGAGCTGTTCGACGTGATCGTGGCCAACCCGCCGTACGTGGCGGCGGGCGCCCCCTTTCCGGCCCGGGGCGCCGCCCGTGGCTGGGACGCGGGCGCCGACGGCCGCGCCGTGCTCGACCGCATCTGCCGCCGCGCCCCGGCCCTGCTCGCCCCGGACGGCACCCTGCTGCTGGTGCACTCGGCGCTTAGCGGCACCGGACGCACCCTGGCGATGCTGCGGTGCCGTGGGCTGAAGGCGGCGGTGGTGGACCGGGCGACGGTGCCGTTCGGCCCGGTGATGCGTTCCCGGGCGCCCTGGCTGCGGGAACGCGGCCTGATCGACGCCGGGACGCGGACGGAGGAACTGGTGGTGATCCGTGCCGACCGGCCCGCACGACGCTGACGACCACACCGGCGAGGAGCGCCCGGACGGCCGGGAACCGCGCCGGATCACCGTGGTCCGCGACGGCCCCCTCCTGGTGGAAGGCCCGGTCGAGGTCGTCCTGCCGGACGGCACCACGGCGTCCTCCGACCGCTTCCTCGTCGCCATCTGCACCTGCCGCCGCAGCCGCGCCTACCCCTGGTGCGACACCAGCCACCGCCGCCGCGCCCGCTGAGCCCGCCGGGGTTACGCGGGCGGCCCGGCCGCACCCCTCAACTCGCCCCCGGCAAGGGCTCCCGCAGCGACGTCACCCCTCGGCGCCAGTGGTCCAACAGGTGCCCGCCCAGCCGTTCCTCCAGCACGTTGGTGGCCTGGATGCCGAAGACGACGTCGGCGGCGAGGTCGGGCTCGTCGGTGAGGAGGCCGCCGATGACTTCGTGGCGCATGACCTGTTCGTGGACGGCGTCCGCCTCGATGTGTTCGCGGTAGAAGCGGCGGCACGGTTCGGGCGCGGCGAGCCGGTCGAGGGCGCGGACGAGTCGCCGGGCGCTGGGGGCCGTGGTGATCTCGGCGGCCGTGAAGTGGCCGACGAGGGCGCCGCGGAGCGC
It encodes:
- a CDS encoding phytanoyl-CoA dioxygenase family protein, with the translated sequence MDDETTERFLRDGFVKLTGAFDEATARECAALLWAETGYDPDDPATWTRPVVRVHDMAQEPFVRAANTPVLHAAFDRLVGPGRWVARGSLGTFPLRFPHPEEPDDAGWHIEGSYLPDGARGFHANVRSRDRALLMLLLFTETGEADAPTRIRVGSHLDVPPVLNRYGEAGVSIFEIAAEVERVSAHRPVVRATGRPGDVYLCHPFLVHAAQPHHGTRPRFMAQPPLHPAVPCDPYRTDGPLSPVEAAIRTALALAASG
- a CDS encoding NADP-dependent isocitrate dehydrogenase — protein: MTDSTIIYTHTDEAPALATYSFLPVVEAYASKAGVTVETRDISLAGRILAVFPEYLEEGQRIDDALAELGELAKTPGANIIKLPNISASIPQLKAAVAELREQGYALPEYPDDPKTDEEREIRARYDKVKGSAVNPVLREGNSDRRAPASVKNYAKTHPHRMGAWTADSKTNVAHMTGDDFRSTEKSAVVAEAGSLRIELAGDDGTTTVLRESVPVLAGEVVDASVMRVAALREFLAAQVARAKAEGVLFSVHLKATMMKVSDPIVFGHVVRAFFPKTFAKYGEVLASAGLTPNDGLGGIFKGLEGLPEGAEIKASFDAELGEGPALAMVDSDRGITNLHVPSDVIVDASMPAMIRTSGHMWGPDGKEADTLAVLPDSSYAGVYQAVIDDCRANGAFDPATMGSVPNVGLMAQKAEEYGSHDKTFEIPTTGTVRVVDEAGEVVLQQTVSAGDIFRMCQTKDLPVRDWVKLAVTRARATGDPAVFWLDETRAHDAQLITKVEAYLAEHDTEGLDIRVMSPVEATKFSLERIRRGENTISVTGNVLRDYLTDLFPILELGTSAKMLSIVPLMAGGGLFETGAGGSAPKHVQQLVKENYLRWDSLGEFFALVPSLEQYAKTTGNTRAQVLADTLDRATATFLDEDKSPTRRIGGIDNRGSHFYLAMYWAQELARQTEDAQLAEAFADLARTLTEQESTIVDELNAVQGEPADIGGYYKPDPAKAAAVMRPSETFNRAIASLS
- a CDS encoding GNAT family N-acetyltransferase; the protein is MAEETAYGPMTVPVTTERLVLRPFTRDDVDDMYAYQGLPGVAKYLYRPPRTRERCAEVVAELADGPVRWQEVDDSVVLAVCRRGEPGVVGEVMVKLANVRAGQTEIGWVFNPAHGGRGYATEAARALAALAFDRLGTHRLFARLDAENTASARVCERLGMRKEAHLVESDLRGDEWGSELVYAALAHELIR
- a CDS encoding HemK2/MTQ2 family protein methyltransferase: MLLRLPGVYPPQRDTWLLVRALRAAAPPPGARVLDVCSGTGALALAAAAAGAGPVTAVDVSRRAVWAARANAALRGRRVRVLRGDLLTPVGGELFDVIVANPPYVAAGAPFPARGAARGWDAGADGRAVLDRICRRAPALLAPDGTLLLVHSALSGTGRTLAMLRCRGLKAAVVDRATVPFGPVMRSRAPWLRERGLIDAGTRTEELVVIRADRPARR
- a CDS encoding CDGSH iron-sulfur domain-containing protein, with the translated sequence MPTGPHDADDHTGEERPDGREPRRITVVRDGPLLVEGPVEVVLPDGTTASSDRFLVAICTCRRSRAYPWCDTSHRRRAR